A window from Citrus sinensis cultivar Valencia sweet orange chromosome 3, DVS_A1.0, whole genome shotgun sequence encodes these proteins:
- the LOC102625167 gene encoding uncharacterized protein LOC102625167, which yields MGKTKKDLLTKAPWRGGGDDDEADKFKDAKLKVTREPGATPTMHVPRKVKGSRYDDVDDDDDDLQLDPQLRYSFQRNYQFLQRVFSIDTVVKPLPPAMAYNVSRNLSFFTRIFTQFFDPEGIANAQKSLGLGQEEKARRVR from the exons atgGGGAAAACCAAGAAGGATTTGCTGACGAAGGCACCATGGAGAGGCGGCGGCGACGACGACGAAGCAGACAAGTTCAAAGACGCGAAGCTGAAAGTCACGAGGGAGCCTGGCGCCACACCGACAATGCACGTGCCTCGCAAGGTGAAGGGTTCTAGGTACGACGATgtcgacgacgacgacgacgacctTCAACTCGACCCCCAGCTCCGTTACAGCTTCCAGCGCAATTATCAG TTTCTTCAACGAGTATTCAGCATAGACACTGTTGTTAAGCCTCTGCCACCTGCCATGGCTTACAATGTTTCTCGCAACTTGAGTTTCTTCACGAGGATTTTCACACAGTTCTTTG ATCCTGAAGGTATTGCTAATGCACAGAAATCGCTTGGGTTAGGACAGGAAGAAAAAGCTCGCCGCGTGCGCTGA
- the LOC102625451 gene encoding uncharacterized protein LOC102625451 isoform X1 → MESKLCHRQGVLSLPNQTATFPSHSFSSKRHLRGFAKKWRIHLQEEANGQNSYKHLLVHVVKEGETLTSISKQYGVSVYSIAAVNKNIVDVDLVFEGQRLNIPSSVREELQATVKNVISSFDLKEMHRRSLNVFYGLLDKRHISMQITHRLPHIWRNRLPSFDLKETLQHSLNIFYGPLDKKYFVMEITHGLPQAKTTGYFLVVVPLIAFCIRCMIGAFHTRIAGGSGHRVANGSKGRHPGSKSVRWKSALRDIIEEDLDSGSRPRTNDPVEEQDQAQPLISFEESSHAYRKLEDDYEKFLSECGMSKWGYWRGGSPE, encoded by the exons ATGGAGTCGAAGCTATGCCACAGACAAGGAGTCCTCTCTCTTCCAAATCAAACAGCAACATTCCCATCTCACAG TTTCTCTTCCAAGCGCCATCTTAGAGGGTTTGCAAAG AAATGGAGAATTCATCTTCAAGAAGAAGCAAATGGTCAGAATTCATATAAACACTTGCTGGTTCATGTTGTTAAAGA GGGTGAGACTTTGACTTCGATTTCAAAGCAATATGGGGTGTCTGTATATTCTATTGCAGCTGTGAATAAGAATATAGTGGATGTTGATCTTGTATTCGAAGGACAGAGACTTAACATTCCTTCTTCTGTCAGGGAAGAATTGCAAGCG ACAGTGAAGAATGTAATATCTAGCTTTGATCTGAAAGAAATGCACCGGCGTTCCCTCAATGTTTTTTATGGGCTTCTGGACAAAAGGCATATTTCCATGCAAATCACCCATCGTTTGCCACAT ATTTGGAGGAATAGACTACCTAGCTTCGATCTAAAAGAAACTCTGCAGCATTCcctgaatattttttatgggcCTTTGGACAAAAAGTATTTTGTCATGGAAATCACTCATGGTTTGCCACAA GCCAAAACCACTGGTTATTTTCTAGTTGTGGTTCCTCTTATAGCATTTTGCATCAGATGCATGATTGGTGCATTTCACACTAGAATCGCTGGAGGTTCAGGCCACCGAGTTGCGAATGGATCTAAGGGACGTCATCCTGGGTCCAAATCTGTGAGGTGGAAATCTGCTCTTCGTGATATAATAGAAGAAGACTTGGATTCTGGCTCAAGGCCACGAACCAAT GATCCAGTAGAAGAACAAGATCAAGCTCAACCTCTGATTTCCTTTGAAGAGTCATCTCATGCTTACAGAAAACTTGAAGATGATTATGAGAAATTTCTATCAGAATGTGGAATGAGTAAATGGGGATACTGGCGGGGAGGCTCTCCCGAATAA
- the LOC102625451 gene encoding uncharacterized protein LOC102625451 isoform X5 yields the protein MESKLCHRQGVLSLPNQTATLFSSFSSKRHLRGFAKKWRIHLQEEANGQNSYKHLLVHVVKEGETLTSISKQYGVSVYSIAAVNKNIVDVDLVFEGQRLNIPSSVREELQATVKNVISSFDLKEMHRRSLNVFYGLLDKRHISMQITHRLPHIWRNRLPSFDLKETLQHSLNIFYGPLDKKYFVMEITHGLPQAKTTGYFLVVVPLIAFCIRCMIGAFHTRIAGGSGHRVANGSKGRHPGSKSVRWKSALRDIIEEDLDSGSRPRTNDPVEEQDQAQPLISFEESSHAYRKLEDDYEKFLSECGMSKWGYWRGGSPE from the exons ATGGAGTCGAAGCTATGCCACAGACAAGGAGTCCTCTCTCTTCCAAATCAAACAGCAACATTGTTTTCTAGTTTCTCTTCCAAGCGCCATCTTAGAGGGTTTGCAAAG AAATGGAGAATTCATCTTCAAGAAGAAGCAAATGGTCAGAATTCATATAAACACTTGCTGGTTCATGTTGTTAAAGA GGGTGAGACTTTGACTTCGATTTCAAAGCAATATGGGGTGTCTGTATATTCTATTGCAGCTGTGAATAAGAATATAGTGGATGTTGATCTTGTATTCGAAGGACAGAGACTTAACATTCCTTCTTCTGTCAGGGAAGAATTGCAAGCG ACAGTGAAGAATGTAATATCTAGCTTTGATCTGAAAGAAATGCACCGGCGTTCCCTCAATGTTTTTTATGGGCTTCTGGACAAAAGGCATATTTCCATGCAAATCACCCATCGTTTGCCACAT ATTTGGAGGAATAGACTACCTAGCTTCGATCTAAAAGAAACTCTGCAGCATTCcctgaatattttttatgggcCTTTGGACAAAAAGTATTTTGTCATGGAAATCACTCATGGTTTGCCACAA GCCAAAACCACTGGTTATTTTCTAGTTGTGGTTCCTCTTATAGCATTTTGCATCAGATGCATGATTGGTGCATTTCACACTAGAATCGCTGGAGGTTCAGGCCACCGAGTTGCGAATGGATCTAAGGGACGTCATCCTGGGTCCAAATCTGTGAGGTGGAAATCTGCTCTTCGTGATATAATAGAAGAAGACTTGGATTCTGGCTCAAGGCCACGAACCAAT GATCCAGTAGAAGAACAAGATCAAGCTCAACCTCTGATTTCCTTTGAAGAGTCATCTCATGCTTACAGAAAACTTGAAGATGATTATGAGAAATTTCTATCAGAATGTGGAATGAGTAAATGGGGATACTGGCGGGGAGGCTCTCCCGAATAA
- the LOC102625451 gene encoding uncharacterized protein LOC102625451 isoform X3, giving the protein MESKLCHRQGVLSLPNQTATFPSHSFSSKRHLRGFAKKWRIHLQEEANGQNSYKHLLVHVVKEGETLTSISKQYGVSVYSIAAVNKNIVDVDLVFEGQRLSIPSSVREELQATVKNVISSFDLKEMHRRSLNVFYGLLDKRHISMQITHRLPHIWRNRLPSFDLKETLQHSLNIFYGPLDKKYFVMEITHGLPQAKTTGYFLVVVPLIAFCIRCMIGAFHTRIAGGSGHRVANGSKGRHPGSKSVRWKSALRDIIEEDLDSGSRPRTNDPVEEQDQAQPLISFEESSHAYRKLEDDYEKFLSECGMSKWGYWRGGSPE; this is encoded by the exons ATGGAGTCGAAGCTATGCCACAGACAAGGAGTCCTCTCTCTTCCAAATCAAACAGCAACATTCCCATCTCACAG TTTCTCTTCCAAGCGCCATCTTAGAGGGTTTGCAAAG AAATGGAGAATTCATCTTCAAGAAGAAGCAAATGGTCAGAATTCATATAAACACTTGCTGGTTCATGTTGTTAAAGA GGGTGAGACTTTGACTTCGATTTCAAAGCAATATGGGGTGTCTGTATATTCTATTGCAGCTGTGAATAAGAATATAGTGGATGTTGATCTTGTATTCGAAGGACAGAGACTTAGCATTCCTTCTTCTGTCAGGGAAGAATTGCAAGCG ACAGTGAAGAATGTAATATCTAGCTTTGATCTGAAAGAAATGCACCGGCGTTCCCTCAATGTTTTTTATGGGCTTCTGGACAAAAGGCATATTTCCATGCAAATCACCCATCGTTTGCCACAT ATTTGGAGGAATAGACTACCTAGCTTCGATCTAAAAGAAACTCTGCAGCATTCcctgaatattttttatgggcCTTTGGACAAAAAGTATTTTGTCATGGAAATCACTCATGGTTTGCCACAA GCCAAAACCACTGGTTATTTTCTAGTTGTGGTTCCTCTTATAGCATTTTGCATCAGATGCATGATTGGTGCATTTCACACTAGAATCGCTGGAGGTTCAGGCCACCGAGTTGCGAATGGATCTAAGGGACGTCATCCTGGGTCCAAATCTGTGAGGTGGAAATCTGCTCTTCGTGATATAATAGAAGAAGACTTGGATTCTGGCTCAAGGCCACGAACCAAT GATCCAGTAGAAGAACAAGATCAAGCTCAACCTCTGATTTCCTTTGAAGAGTCATCTCATGCTTACAGAAAACTTGAAGATGATTATGAGAAATTTCTATCAGAATGTGGAATGAGTAAATGGGGATACTGGCGGGGAGGCTCTCCCGAATAA